The Arachis hypogaea cultivar Tifrunner chromosome 19, arahy.Tifrunner.gnm2.J5K5, whole genome shotgun sequence genome has a window encoding:
- the LOC112777917 gene encoding pentatricopeptide repeat-containing protein At4g35130, chloroplastic-like: protein MVNMGGLCHHHHHTIFLSSTNNTPPIHHKRSKKPTTAFAHPHNHSRASSSSSLSRLSRALVDTVSSGSMQHAHSLFDKMSHSNTFHWNLMIRGYTDNGFFLHALNLYLTMRFQGVPADHFTYPFVLKACGGLLDFREGEKVHGSLFKMGLAEDLYVCNSLIGMYGKFGHIDSAVKVFEEMPLPDLVSWNSMVGAYLMVQQYFTSLKWFRTMLQAGICPNKFSLINALEACSHCFYNLWGREVHCYALKIGFESDVMIQTSLLDMYSKCRLLSYAERIFDSISSRNIVAWNAMIGAYALNGQPIQAFDSLENILKDDKLAVDNVTLINLLPSCAQLGAVLQGKTIHGLAIRKSFLPHPVLETALLDMYGEFGILKLAEVTFDQMMDKNLITWNAMIAAYVQNDWYRKALKLFEELLSGYLKPDTVTIASILPAYANLASLRECRQIHGYIMKLNFHLNTFVSNSIMYMYASCGDLALACRIFRGMACRDIISWNTIIMAYAIHGMGRMSIELFSEMKSRGIEPNDSTFVSLLSACSNSGLVNEGWAYYNSMKLDYGIEPKIEHYGCMLDLIGRTGNLDQALSFIEEMPLLPTARIWGSLLNASRNKGNIELAELAAERILSIKHDNTGCYILLSNMYAEAGRWEKVEHIKSIMKKKGLEKTLPCSTVETKFRLHRFTNKQRSHDESAMVYEILDIISRNMGHGKCIHSATKFKPSELARKKANSPENHSVRLAICFGLISTKLGDPVLVRKNTRICEDCHVAAKRISHISKREIIVGDPKVFHHFRDGYCSCGDYW from the coding sequence ATGGTGAATATGGGTGGCTTGtgtcaccatcatcatcacaCCATTTTCCTCAGCTCCACCAACAACACTCCCCCTATTCACCATAAACGCTCCAAGAAACCCACCACCGCCTTTGCTCACCCCCACAACCATTCCAgagcttcatcatcttcttctttgtcTCGGCTTTCAAGGGCTCTAGTTGATACTGTGTCATCTGGGTCTATGCAACATGCACACTCCCTGTTCGACAAAATGTCTCACTCAAACACCTTTCATTGGAACCTCATGATAAGAGGCTATACGGATAACGGCTTCTTTCTACATGCTCTCAACTTGTATCTCACAATGCGCTTTCAAGGGGTTCCCGCCGATCATTTTACATACCCTTTTGTCCTCAAAGCTTGTGGTGGCTTGTTGGATTTCCGAGAAGGCGAAAAGGTTCATGGGAGCTTGTTTAAAATGGGTTTGGCCGAGGATCTTTATGTTTGCAATTCACTCATTGGGATGTATGGCAAGTTTGGTCACATTGATTCTGCAGTCAAGGTGTTTGAGGAAATGCCTCTTCCAGACTTGGTTTCTTGGAACTCAATGGTTGGCGCGTATTTGATGGTCCAACAATATTTCACCTCTTTGAAGTGGTTTAGGACGATGCTCCAGGCTGGGATTTGCCCCAATAAGTTCAGCTTAATCAATGCGCTGGAGGCATGTTCTCACTGTTTTTATaatttatggggaagagaagtGCATTGCTATGCGCTCAAGATTGGTTTTGAATCAGATGTTATGATCCAGACATCGCTTCTTGACATGTACAGCAAGTGTAGGTTGTTAAGTTATGCAGAGAGGATTTTCGATAGTATATCTTCGAGGAACATTGTTGCTTGGAATGCAATGATTGGTGCTTATGCTCTGAACGGTCAACCAATTCAGGCCTTTGATTCTTTGGAGAATATACTCAAGGATGATAAATTGGCTGTTGATAATGTCACACTCATAAACCTGCTTCCTTCCTGTGCACAACTAGGAGCTGTTTTGCAGGGTAAGACTATCCATGGACTTGCCATAAGGAAAAGCTTTCTACCTCATCCGGTATTGGAAACAGCTCTGCTCGACATGTATGGCGAGTTTGGAATACTGAAGTTGGCAGAGGTAACCTTCGATCAAATGATGGATAAGAACTTGATAACATGGAATGCCATGATTGCTGCATATGTGCAGAATGATTGGTACAGGAAGGCCTTAAAGCTATTTGAAGAACTTTTGAGTGGGTATCTTAAACCGGATACAGTTACTATCGCAAGCATCCTTCCTGCCTATGCAAATTTAGCATCATTAAGGGAGTGCAGACAAATTCATGGTTATATCATGAAATTGAATTTTCACTTGAATACTtttgtttcaaattcaattatgtaTATGTATGCAAGTTGTGGAGATCTAGCGTTAGCATGCAGGATTTTTCGTGGAATGGCTTGTAGAGATATAATATCATGGAACACCATCATAATGGCTTATGCGATTCATGGTATGGGGAGAATGTCTATTGAACTATTTTCCGAGATGAAGAGTAGAGGAATTGAGCCTAATGATAGCACCTTTGTTTCCCTGTTATCTGCTTGTAGCAATTCTGGCCTGGTAAACGAAGGTTGGGCATACTACAACTCGATGAAATTAGACTACGGAATAGAGCCTAAAATAGAGCATTATGGATGTATGCTTGATCTTATTGGTAGAACTGGCAACTTGGATCAAGCCCTGAGTTTTATAGAAGAAATGCCACTGTTGCCTACAGCGCGCATATGGGGATCCCTGCTAAATGCTAGCAGAAACAAAGGAAACATAGAATTGGCTGAACTCGCTGCCGAAAGGATATTGTCAATAAAGCATGACAATACTGGATGTTACATCTTGCTTTCAAACATGTATGCTGAAGCTGGGAGATGGGAGAAGGTGGAACACATAAAGTCTATTATGAAGAAAAAAGGATTAGAGAAAACCCTGCCTTGCAGCACAGTTGAAACCAAATTTAGGCTGCACAGGTTTACTAATAAACAGAGATCTCATGATGAATCAGCAATGGTTTATGAAATTCTAGATATCATTTCAAGGAACATGGGTCATGGAAAATGCATCCATAGTGCTACAAAATTCAAGCCATCAGAGTTGGCTAGGAAAAAGGCAAACTCGCCTGAGAACCACAGTGTACGATTGGCCATATGTTTTGGACTCATCTCCACGAAACTTGGAGATCCTGTTCTTGTAAGAAAAAACACAAGAATATGTGAAGATTGTCATGTTGCTGCAAAGAGGATCTCTCATATATCTAAGAGAGAAATTATAGTGGGAGACCCCAAAGTCTTCCACCACTTCAGAGATGGCTACTGCTCCTGTGGTGACTACTGGTAA
- the LOC112779402 gene encoding probable polyamine transporter At1g31830, with product MSHEMESNGSIEYVALGGEGSSVNLEKFQKVPIIPLIFLIFYEVSGGPFGVEDTVRAAGPLLALIGFLVFPFIWSVPEALITAEMGTMFPENGGYVVWVSSALGPYWGFQLGWMKWLSGVIDNALYPVLFLDYLKSAIPALESGFPRIIAVLILTLALTYMNYRGLTIVGWIAIFLGIFSLLPFMVMGVIAVPRLKPRRWIMVDLKNVNWGLYLNTLFWNLNYWDSISTLAGEVDDPEKTLPRALFYAVLLVVFGYLFPLLIGTGAVPVNPELWSDGYFSDVARSIGGVWLRIWVQAASALSNMGMFMAEMSSDSFQLLGMAERGMLPEFFAKRSSFGTPLIGILFSASGVILLSWLSFQEIVAAENFLYCFGMLMELVAFVKLRMKFPTLNRPYKVPVGSKGAILMCLVPSLLIFVVLAFTTFKVFVISISAVMVGLVLRPCLKYVEHKRWLEFSVNSDLPDIQTTLH from the coding sequence ATGTCACATGAAATGGAGTCCAATGGTTCTATTGAATATGTAGCTCTAGGAGGAGAAGGTTCCAGTGTAAATCTAGAGAAGTTCCAGAAGGTTCCAATCATACCACTAATCTTCTTGATCTTCTATGAGGTATCAGGTGGACCCTTTGGTGTGGAAGACACAGTAAGAGCAGCTGGTCCATTGTTAGCACTCATTGGTTTCTTGGTGTTCCCATTTATATGGAGTGTTCCTGAGGCACTAATCACTGCAGAAATGGGAACAATGTTTCCAGAAAATGGTGGCTATGTAGTTTGGGTTTCATCTGCATTGGGTCCTTATTGGGGTTTCCAATTGGGTTGGATGAAATGGCTAAGTGGTGTCATTGACAATGCTTTATACCCAGTTTTGTTCTTGGATTATCTCAAATCAGCTATTCCAGCTTTGGAATCTGGTTTTCCAAGAATCATAGCAGTGTTAATCTTAACTTTAGCACTCACTTACATGAACTATAGAGGTTTAACAATTGTGGGTTGGATTGCTATATTTCTCGGAATCTTTTCGCTGCTTCCTTTCATGGTTATGGGAGTTATAGCAGTTCCAAGATTGAAGCCAAGAAGGTGGATCATGGTGGATTTGAAGAATGTgaattggggtttgtacttgaaCACATTGTTCTGGAATTTGAACTATTGGGACTCAATTAGTACTTTGGCAGGAGAAGTGGATGATCCTGAAAAAACTCTCCCAAGAGCACTATTCTATGCTGTGTTGTTGGTTGTCTTTGGATACCTTTTTCCTCTTTTGATTGGTACCGGCGCCGTTCCGGTGAACCCCGAGTTATGGTCCGATGGTTACTTCTCGGATGTTGCAAGATCGATTGGAGGAGTTTGGTTGAGAATTTGGGTGCAAGCAGCATCTGCATTGTCAAATATGGGAATGTTTATGGCTGAGATGAGTAGTGACTCATTCCAGCTTCTTGGGATGGCAGAAAGGGGAATGCTTCCTGAGTTCTTTGCAAAAAGATCAAGTTTTGGGACACCCCTTATTGGGATTCTGTTCTCAGCTTCTGGGGTGATCTTGCTTTCATGGTTGAGCTTCCAAGAAATTGTTGCTGCTGAGAACTTCTTGTACTGTTTTGGCATGCTTATGGAGCTTGTTGCATTTGTGAAGTTGAGGATGAAGTTTCCAACTCTCAATAGGCCTTATAAGGTGCCTGTTGGGAGTAAAGGAGCAATTTTGATGTGTTTGGTGCCATCATTGCTAATATTTGTGGTTTTGGCATTTACAACATTCAAGGTTTTTGTTATCAGCATTTCAGCTGTGATGGTAGGGCTTGTGTTGAGGCCTTGTTTGAAATATGTGGAGCACAAAAGATGGCTTGAATTCTCTGTTAATTCTGATCTTCCAGATATTCAAACCACCTTACACTAG
- the LOC112777519 gene encoding serine/threonine protein phosphatase 2A 57 kDa regulatory subunit B' beta isoform: MGSLRNSKTLHDLFVQEKPLFPIIQHSPTSPMNEDLLSAISYCTFVFTFTDPLESPAQRDSKRIQLSRIISILKSSKKPLQHRILAPLISMIQANLFRPLPPPANNPSCSSSSSSSSSSVCELADDEDPVSIFSPVWSHLQIVYEILLRLVITIDYEALRVYMDQSFLLKLLSLFQSEDPRERESLKNVYHKIYTKFITDRSFMRKSMKDVLLNHVFEIERHPGIAELLEIWGTIINGFTVPLKEEHKLFLMRVLIPLHKTKGMQVYHRQLAYCVSQFVQKEPMLGAVVVRGILRYWPVTNTQKEILFIGELEDLVDNIDPDQYRKLALPFCTQITKCINSWNSQVAERALYVWNNEQFVKMATIGMVEVFPVIVEGMERNLKWHWSKNVRQLTESVKVMLEEMDPELYTKGLIDMQNKQAEVHQLDIRRKKRWEILELEAAKNKFLNPQRSICVSH, encoded by the exons ATGGGTAGCTTGAGAAACTCAAAGACACTCCATGACTTGTTTGTGCAAGAGAAGCCTCTCTTCCCCATTATTCAACACTCTCCAACTTCACCCATGAATGAAGATCTTCTCTCTGCTATCTCTTACTGCACCTTTGTCTTCACCTTCACTGACCCTCTTGAATCTCCAGCACAAAGAGATTCCAAGAGGATCCAACTTTCAAGGATCATTTCCATACTCAAATCTTCCAAGAAGCCATTGCAGCACAGAATCTTGGCCCCATTGATCTCAATGATTCAAGCTAATCTCTTTAGGCCACTCCCTCCACCTGCCAACAacccttcttgttcttcttcttcctcctcttcctcttcttccgtCTGTGAACTCGCCGACGACGAAGATCCTGTCTCCATATTCTCACCAGTTTGGTCACATCTCCAAATAGTATACGAAATTCTGCTCAGGCTTGTCATCACCATAGACTATGAAGCCTTGAGAGTGTACATGGATCAGTCTTTCCTCCTCAAGCTCCTATCACTCTTCCAATCAGAAGATCCGAGGGAACGCGAGAGCTTGAAGAATGTTTACCACAAGATATACACAAAATTCATCACGGATCGTTCCTTCATGAGGAAGTCAATGAAAGATGTGTTGCTGAACCATGTTTTCGAGATAGAAAGGCATCCGGGGATTGCAGAGTTGCTTGAGATATGGGGAACCATCATAAATGGATTTACCGTGCcactcaaggaagagcacaagctgttcttgatgagagtTCTGATTCCCCTGCATAAGACAAAGGGGATGCAGGTGTACCATAGGCAACTCGCTTATTGCGTTTCGCAGTTTGTGCAGAAGGAGCCAATGCTTGGTGCAGTTGTTGTTAGAGGGATCCTCAGGTATTGGCCTGTAACCAACACTCAAAAAGAGATCTTGTTCATTGGGGAGTTGGAGGATCTTGTTGACAATATTGACCCTGATCAGTATAGGAAGTTGGCCTTGCCATTCTGTACACAGATTACTAAATGCATTAACAGCTGGAATTCACAG GTGGCAGAGCGAGCGCTGTATGTATGGAACAACGAACAGTTTGTGAAGATGGCGACAATTGGGATGGTGGAAGTGTTTCCGGTGATAGTAGAGGGGATGGAGAGGAACCTCAAGTGGCACTGGAGCAAGAATGTAAGGCAATTAACAGAAAGTGTGAAGGTGATGCTGGAAGAGATGGACCCAGAACTTTATACAAAGGGTCTCATTGACATGCAAAATAAACAAGCAGAGGTACACCAACTTGATATCAGGAGAAAAAAGAGATGGGAGATCCTAGAATTGGAAGCTGCAAAGAACAAATTTCTCAATCCACAACGTTCTATATGTGTCTCTCACTAG
- the LOC112777517 gene encoding transportin-1 isoform X2 yields MAATATWQPQEQGFKEICGLLEQQISHSSSADKAQIWQHLQHYSQFPDFNNYLAFIFSRAEGTSVEVRQAAGLYLKNNLRSTYKSLLPAYQQYVKSELLPCLGAADRHIRSTAGTIISVVVQLGGVSGWPELLQALVTCLDSNDLSHMEGAMDALSKICEDIPQVLDAEVPGLAERPINIFLPRLFRFFQSPHASLRKLSLGSVNQYIMLMPTALYVSMDQYLQGLFILSNDPNSEVRKLVCAAFVQLIEVRPSFLEPHLRNVIEYMLQVNKDTDDEVALEACEFWSAYCDAQLPPENLREFLPRLIPILLSNMAYADDDESLVEAEEEGSQPDRDQDLKPRFHVSRFHGSDEIDDDDDDVVNTWNLRKCSAAALDILSNVFGDEILPTLMPIVQAKLSTGGDDAWKEREAAVLALGAIGEGCINGLYPHLAEIVAFLIPLLDDKFPLIRSISCWTLSRFSKFIVQGIGHPKGYDQFDSVLMGLLRRILDDNKRVQEAACSAFATLEEEAAEELAPRLEIILKHLMLAFGKYQRRNLRIVYDAIGTLAEAVGGELNQPVYLDILMPPLIEKWQQLSNSDKDLFPLLECFTSIAHALGTGFSQFAEPVFKRCINIIQTQQFAKADPVAAGVQYDKEFIVCSLDLLSGLAEGLGSGIESLVSQCSLRDLLLHCCVDDAPDVRQSAFALLGDLARVCPIHLHPRLSEFLEAAAKQLEISKVKEAISVANNACWAIGELAVKVRQEVSPIVLTVISCLVPILQHAEGLNKSLIENSAITLGRLAWVCPELVSPHMEHFMQPWCTALSMIRDDVEKEDAFRGLCAMVKANPSGALSSLVNMCTAIASWHEIRSEDLHNEVCQVLHGYKQMLRNGAWDQCMSALEPPIKEKLSKYQV; encoded by the exons ATGGCGGCGACTGCCACGTGGCAGCCACAGGAGCAAGGGTTCAAGGAGATCTGCGGCCTCCTCGAGCAGCAGATTTCGCATTCTTCTTCCGCTGACAAGGCTCAGATTTGGCAGCACCTTCAGCACTACTCTCAGTTCCCCGACTTCAACAATTACCTCGCCTTCATCTTCTCTCGTGCTGAG GGAACATCAGTGGAGGTTAGGCAAGCTGCGGGTCTTTATCTGAAGAATAACCTCAGAAGCACATATAAATCGTTGCTACCTGCATACCAACAGTATGTGAAATCCGAGTTGCTGCCGTGTCTTGGAGCAGCAGATAGGCACATAAGGTCCACTGCTGGAACTATTATTAGTGTTGTCGTTCAATTAGGTGGAGTTTCAGGCTGGCCTGAATTGTTGCAAGCCCTTGTAACTTGCTTGGACAGTAATGATTTGAGTCACATGGAAGGTGCAATGGATGCATTATCCAAG ATCTGTGAGGATATTCCCCAAGTACTTGATGCTGAAGTACCTGGGTTAGCAGAGCGCCCTATTAACATATTTCTCCCCAGATTATTTCGG tttttccAGTCACCTCATGCTTCATTAAGAAAGCTGTCATTGGGTTCTGTAAATCAATACATTATGTTAATGCCTACT GCCTTGTACGTATCCATGGACCAATATCTCCAAGGTTTATTTATCCTTTCAAATGACCCTAATTCTGAAGTGCGGAAATTG GTTTGTGCAGCGTTTGTCCAGCTAATTGAAGTTCGTCCATCTTTCTTAGAG CCACATTTAAGGAATGTGATTGAGTACATGTTGCAAGTCAACAAGGACACAGATGATGAAGTCGCCCTTGAAGCCTGTGAATTCTG GTCTGCATATTGTGACGCTCAACTGCCACCTGAAAATTTACGAGAATTCTTGCCTCGTTTAATTCCG ATTTTGTTGTCAAACATGGCTTATGCAGATGACGACGAATCTCTTGTTGAAGCTGAG GAAGAAGGATCTCAACCAGATCGAGACCAG GATCTTAAACCGCGATTTCATGTATCAAGGTTTCATGGATCAGATGAAATCGATGATGAT GATGATGACGTTGTCAATACATGGAATCTACGGAAATGCAGTGCTGCCGCTCTAGATATTCTCTCAAATGTGTTTGGAGATGAGATCCTTCCAACTTTGATGCCTATTGTTCAG GCCAAGTTGTCAACTGGTGGTGATGATGCTTGGAAAGAAAGGGAAGCTGCTGTCTTGGCTCTTGGGGCGATAGGAGAGGGTTGCATCAATGGTCTTTATCCTCATTTGGCTGAG ATTGTGGCATTTCTAATCCCCCTTCTTGATGATAAGTTTCCTTTGATACGAAGTATTTCATGCTGGACACTCTCTCGGTTTAGCAAATTTATTGTTCAG GGTATTGGACACCCAAAAGGCTATGACCAATTTGATAGTGTTCTTATGGGTCTTCTTCGAAGAATTTTGGATGATAATAAGCGGGTGCAAGAGGCTGCTTGTTCAGCTTTTGCAACACTTGAAGAG GAGGCTGCAGAAGAGTTGGCACCACGATTAGAAATTATATTGAAGCACCTGATGCTAGCGTTTGGGAAATATCAG AGACGAAATCTCAGAATTGTATATGATGCCATTGGAACTCTAGCTGAAGCTGTTGGTGGGGAGCTGAATCag CCTGTTTATCTTGACATTCTCATGCCACCATTAATAGAGAAATGGCAGCAACTTTCAAATTCAGACAAAGATCTCTTTCCTCTCTTGGAATGCTTTACATCTATAGCACAT GCATTGGGCACAGGATTCTCTCAATTTGCTGAACCAGTATTTAAGAGGTGCATAAATATAATCCAGACCCAACAATTTGCAAAG GCTGATCCTGTTGCAGCTGGTGTTCAGTATGACAAGGAGTTCATTGTATGCTCTCTTGATCTGCTATCAGGACTAGCAGAGGGTCTTGGCAGTGGAATAGAGAGTCTG GTTTCACAATGTTCCTTGAGGGACCTACTTCTGCATTGCTGTGTGGATGACGCTCCTGATGTTCGACAAAGTGCCTTTGCATTGCTTGGAGACCTTGCTCGA GTATGCCCAATTCATTTGCACCCTCGTTTGTCTGAGTTTCTTGAGGCTGCAGCCAAGCAGCTG GAAATTTCTAAGGTTAAAGAGGCTATTTCAGTAGCAAATAATGCATGCTGGGCTATTGGAGAACTTGCAGTTAAG GTTCGTCAGGAAGTTTCTCCCATTGTTTTAACTGTAATTTCATGCCTTGTCCCAATTCTTCAGCATGCAGAG GGACTCAACAAGTCACTCATAGAAAACAGCGCAATAACACTAGGGAGGCTTGCATGGGTCTGTCCAGAACTTGTATCTCCACATATGGAGCATTTCATGCAACCTTGGTGCACTGCTCTGTCAAT GATACGGGATGATGTTGAGAAAGAAGACGCTTTTAGAGGTCTATGTGCTATG GTCAAAGCTAATCCTTCTGGAGCTCTAAGTTCACTTGTGAATATGTGTACAGCCATAGCAAGTTGGCAT GAAATAAGGAGTGAAGATTTACACAATGAAGTCTGCCAGGTTTTGCATGGATATAAACAG ATGCTGCGTAACGGAGCATGGGACCAGTGTATGTCTGCTTTGGAGCCCCCGATAAAAGAAAAGCTTTCGAAATATCAAGTATAA
- the LOC112777517 gene encoding transportin-1 isoform X1 translates to MKQSEGLHTKITQKHNGASIIERPKERGTSNHLHQTPPPRRPPRSLLIPVAMAATATWQPQEQGFKEICGLLEQQISHSSSADKAQIWQHLQHYSQFPDFNNYLAFIFSRAEGTSVEVRQAAGLYLKNNLRSTYKSLLPAYQQYVKSELLPCLGAADRHIRSTAGTIISVVVQLGGVSGWPELLQALVTCLDSNDLSHMEGAMDALSKICEDIPQVLDAEVPGLAERPINIFLPRLFRFFQSPHASLRKLSLGSVNQYIMLMPTALYVSMDQYLQGLFILSNDPNSEVRKLVCAAFVQLIEVRPSFLEPHLRNVIEYMLQVNKDTDDEVALEACEFWSAYCDAQLPPENLREFLPRLIPILLSNMAYADDDESLVEAEEEGSQPDRDQDLKPRFHVSRFHGSDEIDDDDDDVVNTWNLRKCSAAALDILSNVFGDEILPTLMPIVQAKLSTGGDDAWKEREAAVLALGAIGEGCINGLYPHLAEIVAFLIPLLDDKFPLIRSISCWTLSRFSKFIVQGIGHPKGYDQFDSVLMGLLRRILDDNKRVQEAACSAFATLEEEAAEELAPRLEIILKHLMLAFGKYQRRNLRIVYDAIGTLAEAVGGELNQPVYLDILMPPLIEKWQQLSNSDKDLFPLLECFTSIAHALGTGFSQFAEPVFKRCINIIQTQQFAKADPVAAGVQYDKEFIVCSLDLLSGLAEGLGSGIESLVSQCSLRDLLLHCCVDDAPDVRQSAFALLGDLARVCPIHLHPRLSEFLEAAAKQLEISKVKEAISVANNACWAIGELAVKVRQEVSPIVLTVISCLVPILQHAEGLNKSLIENSAITLGRLAWVCPELVSPHMEHFMQPWCTALSMIRDDVEKEDAFRGLCAMVKANPSGALSSLVNMCTAIASWHEIRSEDLHNEVCQVLHGYKQMLRNGAWDQCMSALEPPIKEKLSKYQV, encoded by the exons ATGAAGCAAAGTGAAGGGCTCCATACCAAAATAACACAAAAACATAATGGAGCTTCGATAATTGAGAGACCGAAAGAAAGAGGTACTAGTAACCA CCTCCACCAAACGCCACCACCGCGCCGCCCTCCCCGTTCTCTCCTTATTCCGGTAGCGATGGCGGCGACTGCCACGTGGCAGCCACAGGAGCAAGGGTTCAAGGAGATCTGCGGCCTCCTCGAGCAGCAGATTTCGCATTCTTCTTCCGCTGACAAGGCTCAGATTTGGCAGCACCTTCAGCACTACTCTCAGTTCCCCGACTTCAACAATTACCTCGCCTTCATCTTCTCTCGTGCTGAG GGAACATCAGTGGAGGTTAGGCAAGCTGCGGGTCTTTATCTGAAGAATAACCTCAGAAGCACATATAAATCGTTGCTACCTGCATACCAACAGTATGTGAAATCCGAGTTGCTGCCGTGTCTTGGAGCAGCAGATAGGCACATAAGGTCCACTGCTGGAACTATTATTAGTGTTGTCGTTCAATTAGGTGGAGTTTCAGGCTGGCCTGAATTGTTGCAAGCCCTTGTAACTTGCTTGGACAGTAATGATTTGAGTCACATGGAAGGTGCAATGGATGCATTATCCAAG ATCTGTGAGGATATTCCCCAAGTACTTGATGCTGAAGTACCTGGGTTAGCAGAGCGCCCTATTAACATATTTCTCCCCAGATTATTTCGG tttttccAGTCACCTCATGCTTCATTAAGAAAGCTGTCATTGGGTTCTGTAAATCAATACATTATGTTAATGCCTACT GCCTTGTACGTATCCATGGACCAATATCTCCAAGGTTTATTTATCCTTTCAAATGACCCTAATTCTGAAGTGCGGAAATTG GTTTGTGCAGCGTTTGTCCAGCTAATTGAAGTTCGTCCATCTTTCTTAGAG CCACATTTAAGGAATGTGATTGAGTACATGTTGCAAGTCAACAAGGACACAGATGATGAAGTCGCCCTTGAAGCCTGTGAATTCTG GTCTGCATATTGTGACGCTCAACTGCCACCTGAAAATTTACGAGAATTCTTGCCTCGTTTAATTCCG ATTTTGTTGTCAAACATGGCTTATGCAGATGACGACGAATCTCTTGTTGAAGCTGAG GAAGAAGGATCTCAACCAGATCGAGACCAG GATCTTAAACCGCGATTTCATGTATCAAGGTTTCATGGATCAGATGAAATCGATGATGAT GATGATGACGTTGTCAATACATGGAATCTACGGAAATGCAGTGCTGCCGCTCTAGATATTCTCTCAAATGTGTTTGGAGATGAGATCCTTCCAACTTTGATGCCTATTGTTCAG GCCAAGTTGTCAACTGGTGGTGATGATGCTTGGAAAGAAAGGGAAGCTGCTGTCTTGGCTCTTGGGGCGATAGGAGAGGGTTGCATCAATGGTCTTTATCCTCATTTGGCTGAG ATTGTGGCATTTCTAATCCCCCTTCTTGATGATAAGTTTCCTTTGATACGAAGTATTTCATGCTGGACACTCTCTCGGTTTAGCAAATTTATTGTTCAG GGTATTGGACACCCAAAAGGCTATGACCAATTTGATAGTGTTCTTATGGGTCTTCTTCGAAGAATTTTGGATGATAATAAGCGGGTGCAAGAGGCTGCTTGTTCAGCTTTTGCAACACTTGAAGAG GAGGCTGCAGAAGAGTTGGCACCACGATTAGAAATTATATTGAAGCACCTGATGCTAGCGTTTGGGAAATATCAG AGACGAAATCTCAGAATTGTATATGATGCCATTGGAACTCTAGCTGAAGCTGTTGGTGGGGAGCTGAATCag CCTGTTTATCTTGACATTCTCATGCCACCATTAATAGAGAAATGGCAGCAACTTTCAAATTCAGACAAAGATCTCTTTCCTCTCTTGGAATGCTTTACATCTATAGCACAT GCATTGGGCACAGGATTCTCTCAATTTGCTGAACCAGTATTTAAGAGGTGCATAAATATAATCCAGACCCAACAATTTGCAAAG GCTGATCCTGTTGCAGCTGGTGTTCAGTATGACAAGGAGTTCATTGTATGCTCTCTTGATCTGCTATCAGGACTAGCAGAGGGTCTTGGCAGTGGAATAGAGAGTCTG GTTTCACAATGTTCCTTGAGGGACCTACTTCTGCATTGCTGTGTGGATGACGCTCCTGATGTTCGACAAAGTGCCTTTGCATTGCTTGGAGACCTTGCTCGA GTATGCCCAATTCATTTGCACCCTCGTTTGTCTGAGTTTCTTGAGGCTGCAGCCAAGCAGCTG GAAATTTCTAAGGTTAAAGAGGCTATTTCAGTAGCAAATAATGCATGCTGGGCTATTGGAGAACTTGCAGTTAAG GTTCGTCAGGAAGTTTCTCCCATTGTTTTAACTGTAATTTCATGCCTTGTCCCAATTCTTCAGCATGCAGAG GGACTCAACAAGTCACTCATAGAAAACAGCGCAATAACACTAGGGAGGCTTGCATGGGTCTGTCCAGAACTTGTATCTCCACATATGGAGCATTTCATGCAACCTTGGTGCACTGCTCTGTCAAT GATACGGGATGATGTTGAGAAAGAAGACGCTTTTAGAGGTCTATGTGCTATG GTCAAAGCTAATCCTTCTGGAGCTCTAAGTTCACTTGTGAATATGTGTACAGCCATAGCAAGTTGGCAT GAAATAAGGAGTGAAGATTTACACAATGAAGTCTGCCAGGTTTTGCATGGATATAAACAG ATGCTGCGTAACGGAGCATGGGACCAGTGTATGTCTGCTTTGGAGCCCCCGATAAAAGAAAAGCTTTCGAAATATCAAGTATAA